A single region of the Raphanus sativus cultivar WK10039 chromosome 1, ASM80110v3, whole genome shotgun sequence genome encodes:
- the LOC108844061 gene encoding uncharacterized protein LOC108844061 yields MNWVQRKIYLYNVTFGLYMLDWWERYLFNGLVVVLMWFVAYNGTRYFSELFKR; encoded by the exons ATGAACTGGGTACAACGCAAAATCTACCTTTACAATGTCACCTTCGGTCTCTACATGCTTGATTGGTGGGAACGATACCTCTTCA ATGGTTTGGTGGTAGTCTTGATGTGGTTCGTAGCTTACAACGGTACACGCTACTTTTCAGAGCTCTTCAAGAGGTAA
- the LOC108843791 gene encoding callose synthase 7, with the protein MASTSSGGRGEDGRPPQMQPVRSLSRRMTRAGTMMIDHANEDENVVDSELVPSSLASIAPVLRVANEIEGHNPRVAYLCRFHAFEKAHRMDPTSSGRGVRQFKTYLLHNLEKEEPTSDPKEIQNYYQKFYEDNIQRGEGKKTPEEMAKLYQMATVLYDVLKTVVPPGRIDEKTHRYAKEVERKKDHYEHYNILPLDAGGAKTAIMELPEIKVAVRAVSNVENLPQPRLPSSSTNPDQVEREETRSFNDVLEWLALVFGFQRGNVANQREHLILLLANVDVRKRDLENYNELKPSTVRKLMDKYFKNYRSWCKYLRCESYLRFPPGCNEQQLSLVYIGLYLLIWGEASNIRFMPESLCYIFHKMANEVHGILFSNVYPVTGETYEAGAPDDEAFLRNVITPIYQVLRKEVKRNKMGKASHSKWRNYDDLNEYFWDKRCFRLGWPMKPEADFFIHSDEISPHPNERRDQVPHGKRKPKTNFVEARTFWNLYRSFDRLWMFLVLSLQTMMIIAWSSSGSILAIFEEDVFKNVLTIFITSAFLNLLQATLDVILSFGAWKSLKFSQILRFITKFLMAAMWAIVLPIAYSKSVQNPTGLIKFFSGWIQSWPHQTLYNYAIALYVLPNILAAVFFLLPPLRRIMERSNMRVVTLIMWWAQPKLYVGRGMHEEMFALFKYTFFWVMLLLSKLAFSYYVEILPLVKPTKLIWDMSGLDYKWHEFFPNATHNIGVIISIWGPIVLVYFMDTQIWYAIFSTLFGGIYGAFSHLGEIRTLGMLRSRFRFVPSAFCSKLTPSPPGRPKRKHLDEQVNENDIARFSQMWNKFIYTMRDEDLISDRERDLLLVPSSSGDVTVVQWPPFLLASKIPIALDMAKDFKGKEDAELFKKIKSEYYMYYAVVEAYESMRDVIYGLLEDESDKRIVREICFEIDDSIQQHRFLSAFRMTGMPLLSDKLEKFLKILLSDYAEDETYKSQIINVLQDIIEIITQDVMVKGHEILERAHYQSGDIESEKKEQRFEKINLGSQDDSWREKVVRLLLLVTVKESAINIPQSIEARRRMTFFANSLFMNMPDAPRVRDMLSFSVLTPYYKEDVLYSEEELNKENEDGISILFYLQRIYPEEWSNFSERVNDPKRTFSEKDKADQLREWVSYRGQTLSRTVRGMMYYRMALELQCFQEYTEYAAHDGYLPSASNEEFMIRARALADLKFTYVVSCQVYGNQKKSSEGRDRSCYNNILQLMLKYPSLRVAYIDEREETINKKSQKVFYSVLLKGCNKLDEEIYRIKLPGNPTEIGEGKPENQNHAIIFTRGEALQTIDMNQDNYFEETFKMRNVLQEFDEGRRGKRNPTILGLREHIFTGSVSSLAWFMSNQETSFVTIGQRVLANPLRVRFHYGHPDIFDRIFHITRGGISKASKIINLSEDIFAGYNSTLRGGYITHHEYIQAGKGRDVGMNQVSVFEAKVANGNGEQTLSRDVYRLGRRFDFYRMLSFYFTTVGFYFSSMVTVLTVYVFLYGRLYLVLSGLEKEILQSATVHQSKALEEALAAQSVFQLGFLMVLPMVMEIGLEKGFRTALGDFIIMQLQLASVFFTFQLGTKAHYFGRTILHGGSKYRATGRGFVVFHAKFADNYRLYSRSHFVKGLELVMLLIVYQVYGNSYRSSSLYIYITFSMWFLVTSWLFAPFIFNPSGFEWQKTVDDWTDWKRWMGNRGGIGIVVEKSWESWWESEQEHLKHTNLRGRVLEILLALRFLLYQYGIVYHLNVAHRDTTLLSYGLSWGVLLSVLLVLKMVSMGRRKFGTDFQVMFRILKALLFLGFLSVMTVLFVVCGLTITDVCASFLAFLPTGWAILLIGQALRGVLKGLGFWDSIKELGRAYEYIMGLLIFMPIAVLSWFPFVSEFQTRLLFNQAFSRGLQISMILAGKKDKETPAPSK; encoded by the exons ATGGCGAGTACCAGCAGCGGAGGAAGAGGAGAGGATGGGAGGCCGCCGCAGATGCAACCCGTTCGGTCTCTATCTCGGAGGATGACGCGAGCAGGGACGATGATGATTGATCATGCTAACGAAGATGAGAATGTAGTTGACAGCGAGCTTGTGCCTTCTTCTCTTGCTTCCATAGCTCCCGTTCTTCGAGTGGCTAATGAGATCGAGGGTCATAACCCGCGTGTTGCTTACCTCT GTCGTTTCCACGCCTTTGAGAAGGCTCATAGAATGGATCCAACATCAAGTGGACGTGGTGTTCGTCAGTTCAAGACCTATCTATTGCACAACTTAGAAAAG GAGGAACCAACGAGCGACCCGAAAGAAATTCAGAACTACTATCAGAAGTTCTACGAGGATAATATACAAAGAGGAGAAGGGAAAAAGACACC GGAGGAGATGGCTAAGCTTTACCAGATGGCTACGGTCTTGTATGATGTTCTAAAGACTGTTGTTCCTCCAGGAAGAATAGACGAAAAG ACCCACAGGTATGCTAAAGAAGTTGAAAGAAAGAAGGATCACTATGAGCACTACAATATTCTTCCTTTGGACGCTGGAGGGGCAAAAACCGCTATAATGGAGCTCCCTGAG ATTAAGGTGGCAGTTCGGGCCGTCTCTAATGTGGAAAATCTTCCTCAGCCAAGACTCCCTTCATCCTCTACTAATCCCGACCAAGTGGAAAGGGAAGAAACCAGATCTTTCAATGATGTTCTCGAGTGGCTGgctttggtttttggttttcag AGAGGAAATGTAGCTAATCAGAGGGAGCATCTCATACTGCTACTTGCCAACGTTGATGTGCGAAAGAGGGATCTCGAGAATTATAACGAG CTAAAGCCTAGCACCGTGAGGAAGTTGATGGACAAGTATTTCAAGAATTACAGGTCATGGTGCAAGTATTTGCGGTGTGAATCATATCTCAG ATTTCCTCCAGGTTGCAATGAACAACAGCTGAGCCTTGTGTACATTGGCCTTTATCTTCTCATATGGGGTGAAGCATCGAATATCCGATTCATGCCTGAATCCCTTTGTTACATATTTCACAAG ATGGCGAATGAAGTCCATGGAATTCTGTTTTCCAATGTATACCCTGTAACGGGGGAGACATATGAAGCAGGTGCACCTGACGATGAGGCATTCTTAAGGAATGTTATAACTCCAATCTACCAGGTCTTACGCAAG GAAGTTAAGAGAAACAAAATGGGGAAGGCAAGCCATTCTAAATGGAGAAACTATGATGATCTTAACGAGTACTTTTG GGATAAGAGGTGTTTTAGGCTGGGTTGGCCGATGAAACCTGAGGCAGATTTTTTCATCCACTCTGATGAGATCTCACCACATCCAAATGAG AGACGAGACCAAGTTCCCCATGGAAAGAGGAAACCGAAAACTAATTTTGTTGAAGCTCGCACGTTTTGGAATCTCTATCGAAGTTTCGACCGTTTGTGGATGTTCCTTGTGCTGTCTCTACAA ACTATGATGATAATTGCATGGAGCTCGTCAGGATCTATTCTTGCCATATTCGAGGAGGATGTATTTAAAAATGTCTTGACCATTTTCATTACTTCAGCTTTTCTCAATCTTCTACAAG CGACATTGGATGTAATTCTTAGTTTTGGTGCTTGGAAGAGCCTAAAGTTTTCTCAGATTTTACGGTTCATCACAAAATTTTTAATGGCAGCCATGTGGGCCATCGTATTGCCAATTGCGTATTCGAAGTCGGTGCAGAATCCAACTGGACTAATTAAGTTCTTCAGTGGTTGGATTCAGAGTTGGCCTCACCAGACATTATACAACTATGCTATTGCGTTATATGTCTTGCCAAATATTTTGGCCGCTGTGTTTTTCTTACTTCCACCTCTGCGAAGAATCATGGAACGATCAAATATGCGGGTTGTCACGCTTATCATGTGGTGGGCTCAGCCAAAGTTGTATGTTGGCAGAGGAATGCATGAAGAGATGTTTGCACTTTTCAA GTATACATTCTTTTGGGTCATGCTATTACTTAGCAAGCTCGCGTTCAGCTACTATGTGGAG ATATTACCACTTGTCAAACCAACGAAGTTAATATGGGATATGAGTGGCTTAGATTATAAATGGCATGAGTTCTTTCCAAATG CCACTCATAACATTGGTGTCATTATCTCCATATGGGGTCCCATTGTCTTG GTTTATTTTATGGATACACAAATATGGTATGCCATATTCTCCACTCTATTTGGTGGGATTTATGGAGCTTTCAGTCATCTTGGGGAG ATACGTACACTTGGAATGTTGCGGTCCAGATTTAGATTTGTTCCCTCTGCTTTCTGTTCTAAGCTTACACCATCACCTCCAGGCCGTCCAAAGAGAAAGCACTTG GACGAACAAGTGAACGAAAATGACATTGCGAGGTTCTCACAGATGTGGAATAAGTTCATATATACTATGCGGGATGAGGATCTGATCAGCGATAG GGAAAGAGATTTGCTACTTGTACCTTCGTCGTCTGGAGATGTTACTGTTGTGCAATGGCCTCCTTTCTTGCTTGCTAGCAAA ATTCCCATAGCATTGGACATGGCTAAAGATTTCAAGGGAAAAGAGGACGCTGAATTATTCAAGAAGATTAAAAGTGAATACTATATGTATTACGCAGTGGTTGAAGCTTATGAATCGATGAGGGACGTAATATATGGTCTTCTTGAAGATGAATCTGATAAACG GATTGTAAGGGAGATTTGTTTTGAGATTGATGATAGCATTCAACAACATAGATTCTTGAGTGCATTCCGGATGACTGGTATGCCTTTACTCAGTGATAAGCTAGAGAAGTTCTTAAAAATCCTG CTGAGTGATTATGCGGAAGATGAAACTTACAAGTCTCAGATAATCAATGTTCTCCAAGATATTATTGAGATCATCACGCAGGATGTTATGGTTAAGGGTCACGA GATCCTTGAGAGGGCTCATTATCAGAGTGGTGATATTGAAAGCGAGAAAAAAGAACAAAGGTTTGAAAAGATAAATCTTGGTAGTCAGGACGACTCTTGGAGAGAaaag GTTGTAAGACTTTTGTTACTTGTGACCGTTAAAGAATCTGCAATCAATATCCCTCAAAGTATTGAAGCTCGTCGTCGTATGACATTCTTCGCAAATTCCTTGTTCATGAATATGCCAGATGCTCCTCGAGTTCGTGACATGCTATcatttag TGTCTTAACTCCTTATTACAAAGAAGATGTTCTCTATTCAGAGGAAGAACTGAACAAAGAGAACGAAGATGGAATATCTATTTTGTTCTACCTACAGAGAATATATCCTG AGGAATGGTCAAATTTTTCCGAACGTGTCAATGATCCTAAACGAACCTTTTCTGAGAAAGACAAGGCAGATCAACTCCGTGAGTGGGTATCTTATAGAGGCCAGACCCTTTCTAGGACAG TTAGGGGAATGATGTACTACAGAATGGCTCTCGAACTTCAATGTTTCCAGGAATACACAGAATATG CTGCGCATGATGGCTACCTTCCCTCAGCATCAAATGAAGAGTTTATGATCCGCGCACGAGCTCTTGCGGATCTAAAATTCACATATGTCGTGTCATGCCAGGTCTACGGGAACCAGAAAAAGTCGAGTGAGGGCAGGGATCGAAGCTGTTACAATAACATTTTACAACTCATGCTAAA GTATCCATCCTTGCGTGTTGCCTATATAGATGAAAGGGAGGAGACAATCAATAAAAAATCACAGAAAGTTTTCTACTCAGTTCTGCTCAAAGGATGTAACAAACTAGATGAG GAAATATATCGTATCAAACTTCCCGGCAATCCAACTGAAATTGGCGAAGGAAAACCTGAGAATCAGAACCATGCCATCATTTTCACTCGCGGTGAAGCACTTCAGACCATAGACATGAACCAG GACAACTACTTTGAAGAGACTTTTAAAATGAGAAACGTGCTACAAGAATTTGATGAAGGTCGTCGTGGCAAGAGGAATCCTACAATTTTGGGTCTTCGTGAACACATATTTACTGGAAG TGTTTCATCACTTGCTTGGTTCATGTCAAATCAAGAAACAAGTTTCGTTACCATTGGCCAACGTGTTCTGGCAAATCCTCTGAG GGTACGTTTCCATTATGGCCATCCAGATATATTTGATAGAATCTTCCACATCACAAGGGGAGGCATTAGCAAGGCTTCAAAGATAATAAACTTAAGCGAAGATATCTTTGCAG GGTACAATTCAACTCTTCGTGGGGGTTACATCACACATCACGAGTATATCCAAGCAGGGAAAGGGCGCGACGTAGGGATGAATCAGGTTTCGGTTTTCGAAGCCAAAGTTGCGAATGGTAATGGGGAGCAAACACTAAGTCGTGACGTTTACCGACTTGGACGTCGTTTTGATTTTTACAGGATGCTCTCCTTCTACTTCACCACTGTTGGTTTCTACTTCAGTAGTATGGTAACAGTTCTCACAGTATATGTCTTTCTCTATGGGCGTCTTTACCTGGTACTGAGCGGATTAGAAAAAGAGATTCTGCAAAGCGCAACTGTGCATCAGTCCAAAGCTCTCGAGGAGGCGCTAGCAGCTCAATCTGTTTTCCAGTTAGGTTTTCTGATGGTTCTACCGATGGTCATGGAGATCGGCCTGGAGAAAGGGTTCCGCACGGCCTTGGGCGATTTCATCATAATGCAGCTTCAGCTCGCCTCTGTTTTCTTCACGTTTCAGCTTGGAACTAAAGCTCATTACTTCGGGAGGACGATCTTGCATGGAGGTTCCAAGTACAGAGCAACCGGTCGTGGGTTTGTCGTTTTCCACGCCAAGTTTGCGGATAACTATAGACTATACTCGAGAAGCCATTTCGTCAAGGGACTTGAGCTGGTCATGCTGCTGATAGTTTACCAAGTTTATGGAAACTCGTACCGTAGCTCGAGtctttatatatacatcacGTTTTCGATGTGGTTCCTGGTGACTTCTTGGTTGTTCGCTCCGTTTATATTCAACCCGTCTGGATTCGAGTGGCAGAAGACGGTGGACGACTGGACTGACTGGAAAAGATGGATGGGGAACCGAGGGGGGATTGGGATCGTTGTTGAGAAGAGTTGGGAGTCATGGTGGGAATCAGAGCAAGAACATCTCAAGCACACAAACTTGAGAGGAAGGGTTCTCGAGATACTTCTCGCTCTGCGTTTCCTCCTTTACCAGTATGGGATTGTGTACCACCTCAACGTCGCTCACCGCGACACAACACTTCTGTCTTATGGACTCTCTTGGGGAGTCTTGTTGTCAGTTCTTCTCGTCCTGAAG ATGGTATCGATGGGTAGAAGGAAATTCGGTACAGATTTTCAAGTTATGTTCAGGATTCTCAAGGCGCTACTCTTCCTCGGTTTCTTGTCAGTCATGACTGTATTGTTTGTAGTCTGCGGCCTCACCATTACAGATGTATGCGCTTCATTCCTCGCTTTCTTGCCTACCGGCTGGGCCATTCTTCTT ATCGGGCAAGCGCTGCGTGGCGTGCTCAAGGGACTAGGATTCTGGGACTCGATAAAAGAGCTAGGGAGAGCGTACGAGTACATAATGGGGCTTTTGATATTCATGCCCATTGCAGTCTTATCTTGGTTCCCGTTTGTGTCTGAGTTCCAAACCAGACTGCTGTTTAACCAAGCCTTCAGCCGTGGTCTCCAGATCTCTATGATTCTTGCCGGAAAGAAAGACAAAGAGACACCTGCCCCCTCCAAGTAG